A stretch of Miscanthus floridulus cultivar M001 chromosome 13, ASM1932011v1, whole genome shotgun sequence DNA encodes these proteins:
- the LOC136501574 gene encoding protein ECERIFERUM 26-like has protein sequence MVVEAVSGSPPLAVGGVAGGSSMGMAVHGHRLSTVVPSSVTGEEVNYELADADLLHKLHYLRAVHVFRAPAFTIEALKEPMFPWLDLYFPVSGRLRRRHQAADAGAEGGKAVGLGRPYVRCNDCGVRIVEVACDATVEQWLQAEAERGGLCKALAYDKVIGPELFFSPLLYVQVTSFKCGGMALGFTWAHVIGDIPSAADCFSTWAQLFSGKKAPAPTLRDPLAMPPPAAPPASVAAPPPSVKATAAPVGDDWAVPGTRDMVPFSFHVTEQQLQSLQLSAAKEHQQRHVVMGPFELVSAVIWRALAAIRGPEEEEATRTVTVVRTEPATPTPGGGGGRPALANEHRIGHVVVASTGCSSSSPATADVSKLAALLAGAHLDEASAVAAAAFAGAEDADVAVYGANLTLVDAEALEVYAGLELAGRRPAHVEYAVDGVGDGGAAVVHRDGGGRGRTVAAVLRRGEADRLRAALRDALPVAA, from the exons ATGGTTGTGGAGGCCGTCTCCGGGAGCCCGCCGCTGGCCGTCGGCGGCGTGGCCGGCGGCAGCAGCATGGGCATGGCCGTGCACGGGCACCGGCTCTCGACTGTGGTGCCGAGCTCGGTGACCGGGGAGGAGGTGAACTACGAGCTGGCGGACGCCGACTTGCTCCACAAGCTGCACTACCTCCGCGCGGTGCACGTGTTCCGCGCGCCGGCGTTCACCATCGAGGCGCTGAAGGAGCCCATGTTCCCGTGGCTGGACTTGTACTTCCCCGTCAGCGGCCGGCTCCGGCGGCGTCATCAAGCGGCCGACGCCGGCGCCGAGGGCGGCAAGGCGGTGGGGCTGGGGCGGCCGTACGTGCGGTGCAACGACTGCGGCGTGCGCATCGTGGAGGTGGCCTGCGACGCCACCGTGGAGCAGTGGCTGCAGGCGGAGGCGGAGCGCGGCGGCCTCTGCAAGGCGCTGGCCTACGACAAGGTGATCGGGCCGGAGCTCTTCTTCTCGCCGCTGCTCTACGTGCAG GTGACGAGCTTCAAGTGCGGCGGGATGGCCCTCGGCTTCACGTGGGCGCACGTCATCGGCGACATCCCCTCCGCCGCCGACTGCTTCAGCACGTGGGCGCAGCTCTTCAGCGGCAAAAAGGCCCCGGCACCAACCCTGCGAGACCCACTCGCCATGCCGCCCCCGGCGGCCCCACCAGCCAGCGTGGCGGCCCCGCCGCCGTCGGTCAAGGCCACCGCCGCGCCCGTCGGCGATGACTGGGCGGTCCCCGGCACCCGTGACATGGTGCCCTTCTCCTTCCACGTCACCGAGCAGCAGCTGCAGAGCCTCCAGCTCAGCGCGGCCAAGGAGCATCAGCAGCGCCATGTGGTGATGGGCCCGTTCGAGCTGGTCTCGGCGGTGATCTGGCGGGCGCTGGCCGCGATCCGAGgccccgaggaggaggaggcgacgcGCACGGTGACCGTCGTGAGGACTGAACCGGCGACGCCcacgccgggcggcggcggcggccgcccggCGCTGGCCAACGAGCACCGCATCGGCCACGTCGTCGTCGCGTCGACCGGCTGCTCGTCGTCGTCGCCAGCGACGGCCGACGTCTCCAAGTTGGCAGCGCTGCTGGCCGGCGCGCACCTCGACGAGGCCAGCGCGgtcgcggcggcggcgttcgCGGGAGCGGAGGACGCCGACGTGGCCGTGTACGGCGCCAACCTGACGCTCGTGGACGCCGAGGCGCTGGAGGTGTACGCCGGGCTGGAGCTCGCGGGGCGGCGCCCGGCGCACGTGGAGTACGCCGTGGACGgcgtcggcgacggcggcgcggccgTCGTGCaccgcgacggcggcgggcgtgggCGCACCGTCGCGGCCGTCCTGCGCCGCGGCGAGGCCGACCGCCTCCGTGCCGCGCTCCGTGACGCGCTGCCCGTTGCTGCTTGA